In a single window of the Raphanus sativus cultivar WK10039 chromosome 9, ASM80110v3, whole genome shotgun sequence genome:
- the LOC108824264 gene encoding heavy metal-associated isoprenylated plant protein 35 — protein sequence MATEEMKPETKKTEQKQSPQVKDLTPPPPALPYKTCNLKVSIHCEGCKRKVKKILTSIEGVYRVDIDVKQNNVTVMGIVSPEILLKKLHKSGKNADLLPVIPDPVENKPVDPKENKPVDQKKKNKKKKEEKPEITEKVTSSGSDKPESEKPDGAGECSSGDSSEACAPVKEDKCKILKKKDSAPADSSSPSPASTESPAPTTEKKAEESSGSVGKKKKKKGQSMSSVNNTTGGPGRTRSLPPPTTTTTPAAEDHDRSTNQHDGHQMPTNNFAPRQDMYHYPPNYYAPHIMYGVRYNVAQPPVSVDAASYYSPAPPHSYAYMHPGYLPSDPNPYPSRPSDSFELFSEENPNGCSVM from the exons CAAG ACATGCAACCTGAAGGTTTCCATTCACTGCGAAGGCTGTAAaagaaaagtgaaaaaaatcCTTACCAGCATTGAAG GCGTTTATAGAGTGGACATTGATGTGAAGCAGAACAATGTAACGGTGATGGGAATTGTCTCACCAGAGATTCTGTTAAAGAAGCTCCACAAGTCAGGCAAAAACGCCGATCTATTGCCGGTGATACCCGACCCGGTAGAGAACAAACCCGTCGACCCTAAAGAGAACAAACCAGTCgaccagaaaaagaaaaataaaaagaagaaagaagaaaaaccgGAAATAACCGAAAAAGTTACATCTTCCGGTTCTGATAAACCGGAATCTGAAAAACCTGACGGCGCCGGCGAATGTAGTTCCGGAGACAGCAGTGAAGCTTGTGCTCCGGTGAAAGAGGATAAATGCAAAATTCTCAAAAAGAAAGACTCTGCTCCGGCAGATTCTTCGTCACCGTCACCGGCATCGACAGAATCTCCGGCACCGACGACGGAGAAGAAAGCTGAAGAAAGCAGTGGCAGTGTtggtaaaaagaagaaaaagaaggggCAAAGCATGAGCAGTGTTAACAATACTACCGGTGGACCAGGCCGTACTAGATCACTACCTCCGCccactactactactactcctGCAGCAGAAGATCATGACCGTTCAACTAATCAACACGATGGCCATCAAATGCCAACCAATAACTTTGCGCCACGTCAGGATATGTATCACTATCCACCTAATTACTATGCGCCGCATATTATGTACGGCGTGCGCTATAACGTTGCTCAACCTCCGGTGAGCGTAGACGCTGCATCGTATTACTCTCCTGCGCCACCTCATTCGTATGCGTATATGCACCCAGGCTATCTACCGTCCGACCCAAACCCGTATCCATCTCGACCGTCCGATTCGTTTGAGCTATTCAGCGAGGAGAACCCAAATGGTTGTTCGGTGATGTGA